The following nucleotide sequence is from Juglans microcarpa x Juglans regia isolate MS1-56 chromosome 6D, Jm3101_v1.0, whole genome shotgun sequence.
attatcaaaagtcatttaatgataataacaaaaaatatttgattaaatttatttaaaattctatctaaatttcttaattacaaactaaatagtatttttgcttggagtgagaaactaatattttaatgtttgtttggaatgagaaattaatattttaatgtttggtgaaccAATTGTAGTTGTCTATATTTGGCCAATCACTatatcaaaaatctaaattattttagagatggctaatccaatgtagagtctttttaatataaattatctaaattttagatAACCTCCTCATTGGCTTgcaatgaggatgctctaagaCATCACTTACAAGTGttgaaaaattcataaaatgtATTGGGTAGGCAAAGAGAACCAAGAAATTTGTTCTTGAAAAGGAGAAATGGACTTTTGGACTAGAAGAATAGATTTGAATGTGCTGGCTATATAAATTAGATATATGGTCATGGATTATGAAGCGGTATTACAACGGCTGATTTGTCATTAGTTGGCAGAGCTTATATTGCTTAGAGAATATATGGATATCCTAAGGAAATATAGGATACGTACCTTCAACCCTTGGGTTAGGGTCCTGTCACCAGGCCCATGGTTCTTAAGCCAATCAGATGCAATGACATCATTTCCAAGAGCATCCTTTGCTACGGTACCGCCACCGGCGCCACCCGTCCTGTTCAGTTTCCCATGCTTAAGGTAAAAAATCAAAACGAAGGAATTGCAGAAATCATAATTTGGCGTTAAAGTCCTATAATGGAGTTCAAGATTTGGATTAAAATAGGTTTGGCACTGTGGAACATACCATTTTCAAGGTGATTCAAGAAtctatatacacacacacacagcaaCACTTCAATATGAAAGCTGAACGATATGTCTTGTTTATAAagtttcttaaatattttggaagagtaaaaattataactaagaaacttatttcatctacctattacaatttttttaaattcttatataaaataaaataaaaaatttaattttttcaaatctcaaaataaatataatattaaaaaaatatattttaataatattttattcaattttcaactttaatcttaatttatctcaaaaacaaacgagtcatTCAATTTATTAGGACTGGacattaaaataagaaagaaaacagaACTCACCCTGGTGGGACGAAAAAGGAAGCATAAGGAACCAACATGCCAGCCGTGGGAAGAGAAAGAGCCCCTAACAAAAGCAGATTCATGAGCTCCCTCTTGCCCATGTCAGGTACGCGGTCGGCTGGAATGCTGGTGGCCTGGCAAGTAATTTTCACACCTGTTTCCTTCCTCGCCAACTGGGTTCTTATGGGCTTCACCATCAAAGCTTGGGATGAAGAAAACAATCCATTCTTACTTGAACACAGCTGAAAACAAACATGAGCAACTTTGAGCTTTGATTTTCAGACATCATATCGATGTTTTGAGTTTTCAGCCAAGTCGCTGCACTAATTGGTTGCAGGAGTCGTAAAGTCATTGAAGATGATGCAATTTAGACTGTATATGAAGAATCGAGTACTTACCTGAGAAGTGGTTGAAGGGGAAAGAGTCGAGGCAGCCATGGAGGAGAATTTGAGAGAGGAGAGATGGGGGTGGAGATGTACTAGATATGTGGAGGAGAGAAGGTATGTAAATATTAGTTTCTAGATAAGGCAAAAGATTCGACTGACGGAGGACGGTCTCATAGAGCCACATGTTGCAGATATGCAACGTTGGCGTTCAGAAGTCCCATCTCCTTTACGAAGCTTGTTAAACTACCTAAATAAATGAGTAAGTCCGTTTAAAATTAAGACTGATTTGCttagaattgaaaaattaagATTGATTTTATACTTTTCGTCTGACGTGTAAgattaactaaaaaaaactgATGCTAGTTTGTATATGAAGGATATAATTTCCCCAAGATCGGCTTATTTTATGCGagtccaagaaaaaagaaaatcacccTTTCtcaagttatttatttatttatttaaaaaaaaaaagaacattaaaacCAGTGGCATGAGTCCAGACCGTAGTTCTTTGTTAGTTAAAACGAAGTTTACCATAGCGTTAATGTATTTGAACCTCCTTGATTatttagtatgaatatatttatgcattaattttatttctaattttcttgaaCCTTTTTTTATTCCGTTCACTTTTGTGATATGTAATCAGATTTCTTGATCTCTTCCTTACATTTGTTCAAATTGAGGCATTTAGGCCAAAATCCAGGGACCCATGGGCTTTGGCAGTACGCAACACAAAAATCTGCTCGCTGATTGCTCCAACAATACAAATACAGAAAAACAAGCAATCTCGATGCATAGCAGAAACataatacaaatacaaaaacaGGCAAAttgttgtttcaattttttatgtgaaaaaagGGCGAATATGGGAATTTCataatgtttaatttttttaaaaataattgattataatgtctattaaaaaaaagtccTCTATATCCGCAAATGCTCTACAACCCAAAAACAGAGTTTGGTGATAGTCCAGATTCTATGAGACTTCATAGTACCTATTTTCTGTGGATTGGAATTTCCTAATGTGCCAGATGTCACTCAACTGTTAAGCCTCTCAAAGAAATATAGATACCCCATATCTTTGGGAGGATTCACCGAGGCACCGACTTTGTCATCATTGTAAATAACCCATCTACCTTCTTTAAAGATGTGAGCGACATAGTGACCACATTGAGTGGAGGTTCCAATGTGGCTAACTATTCCAATCAGTCTATACCCTGTGGAATTCAGACATTTTAATCAAATGTTGTCAGAAGCGAAATAACTAGAGAACTGTCAAGTTaggacaaataaaaaaaaaccccagTTTTAATAGTTACCAATGATACAGTAATATAATCATCTCATGAAATATGGACTATAATCAAAAGAAAACGACAATGATTAGTAAAGAGCAACTGCATTATCAGCTTTAGTTTGAGCCATATCCAATTGTGTTTTTGAAAGTTCGGACATTTTGAAACGTAGTACAAAACGTGATAAATATGCAGAATACATAGTTGAATCTCCGCAAGTGAAGAAGCATTGTATATGTTAGTCAACAGCCTATCCTATGGTTATGTGAAATGCACCCAGAGCATAAACGTAGATAAtagaaacaaagataaaataaaataaactgattATCTAAAAGCACAACTTTTTTTGATTGAGTTTTACTTTATGCCATCACCACATGTGAACTTCAACAAAAGGAAGCAGCTAATACAAATGCTACACTAGTTTGCATGCGGAAGAAAAAATTGTGCCCACGACGATGAAAGTAATAGCAGGCAAGCCACACGAAAACATACTCAAGGAAACACAAGTATAAGGCagtataacattaaaaaaataaataaacttataaagaaGGAACTCACTCCCTCCTCCATCAGGCAGTCCAGCACCAGTGGGAGTAGGTGCAGTGTTTGATGTGGTAGCATCCAGATCCAATGAAGCAGAAGGTTCAGGAT
It contains:
- the LOC121236111 gene encoding cytochrome b6-f complex iron-sulfur subunit 1, chloroplastic, with the translated sequence MAASTLSPSTTSQLCSSKNGLFSSSQALMVKPIRTQLARKETGVKITCQATSIPADRVPDMGKRELMNLLLLGALSLPTAGMLVPYASFFVPPGTGGAGGGTVAKDALGNDVIASDWLKNHGPGDRTLTQGLKGDPTYLVVESDRSLATYGINAVCTHLGCVVPWNAAENKFICPCHGSQYNYQGRVVRGPAPLSLALAHADIDDGKVLFVPWVETDFRTGENPWWA